One stretch of Podospora bellae-mahoneyi strain CBS 112042 chromosome 2, whole genome shotgun sequence DNA includes these proteins:
- the RRP9 gene encoding pre-rRNA processing protein (COG:A; EggNog:ENOG503NYVC) has product MSSFFTTPGAQKKRKRPAATEVPKKRLATTKSSSKSATRGPTKPAAAPKKKKDIERDEDISGSELDTENEDDDIVSRSGSDDSDNEGETAAEKRLRLAQRYLEKTRKEVDELQDEYAFDAEEIDRDLLAERLQEDAAETKGKVYRKLAPELDFPHADPIQFRWNSGTVTSVSVCPPYAYTTTKDGYLTKWKLQDLPKNQWPQTTRKKPKKPPAPPKRRPERIAFVKSQPLKAKDKTFQGHTAAPITVKASQDGKFVVTGGLDRKLVVYDAETLKPIRAFTQHRDAVTGIAFRRGTNQIFSCSKDRTVKVFSLNELAYVETLFGHQDEIMDVDALGQERCVSVGARDRTARYWKVPEESQLVFRGGGEGGSTNTKKHKLPAGLNPASAAHEGSMDRVAMLDDEIFVTGSDNGDLALWSIQRKKALHVVARAHGLDPALTPRELSGGNPEDFNPKDIPAPQPRGITALRTVPYSDLIFSGSWDGSVRVWRLSDDKKKIERVGVLGQPIDSEDSGDKEEKSLARGIVNDLAVFERGERGKDGLCVVAVTGKEMRLGRWKYMKEGRCGLVVYEVPKNVVDKKKEEETNGHASGEE; this is encoded by the coding sequence ATGTCGTCCTTTTTCACAACCCCGGGcgcccagaagaagagaaagcgTCCAGCAGCCACAGAAGTCCCCAAGAAGCGATTGGCGACCACAAAATCATCCTCCAAATCCGCGACAAGAGGCCCCACCAAGCCCGCCGCGGCtcccaagaaaaagaaggacaTTGAGCGCGACGAAGACATATCCGGCAGTGAACTCGATACCGAGAACGAAGACGATGACATTGTCAGCAGAAGCGGCTCGGATGATTCCGACAACGAGGGCGAgaccgccgccgagaagcGTCTGAGACTCGCGCAGCGCTACCTCGAGAAGACGCGAAAGGAAGTCGACGAGCTGCAGGACGAGTACGCCTTCGATGCCGAGGAAATCGACCGCGATCTTTTGGCCGAGCGCCTCCAAGAGGACGCCGCCGAGACCAAAGGCAAGGTCTACCGCAAGCTCGCCCCCGAACTCGACTTCCCCCACGCCGACCCCATCCAGTTCCGGTGGAACTCGGGCACCGTCACCTCCGTCTCTGTCTGCCCTCCGTATGCCTACACAACCACAAAAGACGGTTACCTCACCAAATGGAAGCTCCAAGACCTCCCAAAGAACCAATGGCCTCAAACCACCCGCAAaaagcccaagaagccccctgcccctcccaAGCGCAGACCTGAGCGCATCGCCTTTGTCAAGTCTCAGCCCCTCAAAGCCAAGGATAAGACCTTCCAAGGCCACACCGCGGCTCCAATTACAGTAAAAGCATCCCAAGACGGCAAGTTTGTCGTCACCGGCGGCCTCGACCGCAAGCTGGTCGTCTACGACGCCGAGACCCTCAAGCCTATCCGAGCCTTCACCCAGCACCGCGACGCCGTCACCGGCATTGCCTTCCGCCGGGGCACCAACCAgatcttctcctgctccaaGGACCGCACAGTCAAGGTCTTCTCCCTGAACGAATTGGCGTACGTCGAAACATTGTTCGGCCACCAAGACGAGATTATGGACGTGGATGCCTTGGGCCAGGAGCGCTGCGTGTCAGTCGGCGCGAGAGATCGTACAGCCCGTTACTGGAAGGTGCCTGAGGAATCTCAGCTTGTGTTTAGAGGTGGCGGTGAGGGCGGGTcgaccaacaccaagaaacACAAACTTCCGGCCGGGCTGAATCCAGCGAGCGCTGCTCATGAGGGGTCAATGGACAGAGTCGCGATGTTGGATGACGAGATATTTGTCACGGGCAGTGACAATGGCGATTTGGCGCTTTGGAGCATTCAGAGGAAAAAGGCTTTGCACGTGGTTGCGAGAGCGCATGGTCTGGACCCTGCGTTGACTCCTAGGGAGCTTTCTGGTGGGAATCCGGAGGATTTTAACCCTAAGGATATTCCTGCCCCTCAGCCAAGGGGTATCACAGCTTTGAGAACGGTTCCTTACTCGGATCTGATCTTTAGCGGGAGCTGGGATGGGAGTGTCAGGGTGTGGAGGCTGAGTGATgataagaagaagattgagagGGTGGGTGTTCTGGGGCAGCCAATAGACTCGGAGGACAGTGGCGacaaggaagagaagagtcTCGCGAGGGGAATCGTGAACGATCTTGCCGTGtttgagagaggggagagaggcAAGGACGGACTCTGCGTGGTGGCGGTTACCGGGAAGGAGATGAGacttgggaggtggaagtacatgaaggaggggagatgCGGGTTGGTAGTTTATGAGGTGCCTAAGAATGTGgttgacaagaagaaggaggaggagactaATGGGCATGCCTCCGGTGAGGAATAA
- a CDS encoding hypothetical protein (EggNog:ENOG503P5H5; COG:S), with protein sequence MSEVPDAKRVRREDLYSSSEEGEVHRYISSEQDASLLRQKLSSLLAINLAAPPQDEAEGDVSMADADQETQPPLENEENQEEEFSFRLFSSAPTQKVVLAPKEDELQASTEEIPFKERPLSYYIQEPLTPEQQEQIRHSAMSAQDILALSKQRAWGLEVPWRVTKIEIVATKKPTTMTAGGKSVEEGDKKKKRPGKKTRIKLRIREQKRKEEESKKLTKEEHLKEKKKRLNREKKLKRRQKEKAKKAANGTAGDQDGADKMSEDGDSGEE encoded by the exons ATGTCCGAAGTTCCAGATGCCAAACG TGTGAGGAGGGAAGACCTCTACTCGTCTtctgaagagggggaagtgCACAGGTATATATCTTCAGAACAAGATGCCAGCCTTCTCCGGCAAAAACTCTCCAGTCTCTTAGCCATCAACCTCGCTGCGCCACCACAAGATGAGGCCGAGGGTGATGTCTCCATGGCCGATGCAGACCAAGAGACACAACCACCACTAGAAAATGAAGAgaaccaagaagaagaatttTCGTTCCGGCTCTTCTCATCAGCACCAACCCAAAAAGTAGTGCTTGCGCCGAAAGAGGATGAGCTACAGGCCTCAACAGAGGAAATACCCTTCAAAGAACGGCCTCTCAGTTATTACATACAAGAGCCCCTCACCCCCGAACAGCAAGAGCAAATACGACACTCCGCCATGTCGGCCCAAGACATTCTGGCGCTATCGAAACAAAGAGCGTGGGGTTTAGAGGTACCATGGAGGGTGACGAAGATTGAGATTGTGGCCACCAAAAAACCCACAACAATGACTGCTGGAGGCAAGAGTGTAGAAGAGGGAGataagaagaaaaagaggccAGGAAAGAAGACCAGGATCAAGCTTCGAATCAGGGAACAGAAGCgcaaggaagaagagagcaaGAAGCTCACAAAGGAAGAGCACCttaaggagaagaagaagcgacTGAACagggagaagaagttgaagagaaggcagaaggaaaaggccaagaaggctgcgAATGGAACTGCTGGCGACCAAGACGGGGCCGACAAAATGTCGGAGGATGGAGATAGTGGTGAAGAGTGA
- the PRE1 gene encoding Proteasome subunit beta type-4 (BUSCO:EOG09263WSS; COG:O; EggNog:ENOG503NX90; MEROPS:MER0002676) has product MEVLLGITGKDFTLIAASKAAMRGATILKASDDKTRQLNKHTLMAYSGEAGDTVQFADYIQANAQLYSMRNESDLSPSALAHFVRGELATSLRSRNPYNVNLLLGGVDPITHKSSLYWLDYLASLAPVPYAAHGYAQYYCLSILDKHHHPDITLGQGIKLLTLCVDELKRRLPIDFKGMTVKAVTKDGVVDIQFDDDKVVKAA; this is encoded by the exons AT GGAGGTTCTACTGGGCATTACGGGCAAGGACTTTACGCTGATCGCCGCGTCGAAGGCGGCCATGCGTGGAGCTACCATCCTCAAAGCATCCGACGACAAAACAAGACAGTTGAACAAGCACACACTCATGGCCTACTCTGGCGAGGCTGGTGATACCG TCCAGTTTGCCGATTACATCCAAGCCAACGCCCAGCTCTACTCGATGCGCAACGAGTCGGACCTTTCCCCATCAGCTCTTGCTCACTTTGTCCGCGGTGAACTTGCTACGAGTCTTCGGTCGAGAAATCCATACAACGTAAACCTTCTTTTGGGCGGCGTTGACCCCATCACACACAAGTCTAGCCTGTACTGGTTGGACTACCTTGCGTCGCTCGCCCCCGTCCCATATGCTGCCCACGGCTATGCTCA ATACTACTGCCTTTCTATCCTGGATaagcaccaccatcccgaCATCACCCTCGGCCAAGGCATCAAACTTCTCACACTATGCGTCGACGAGCTCAAGAGAAGACTACCGATAGACTTCAAGGGGATGACGGTCAAGGCAGTGACCAAGGACGGCGTGGTAGATATCCAGTTTGATGACgacaaggtggtgaaggctGCTTGA
- a CDS encoding hypothetical protein (MEROPS:MER0011024; EggNog:ENOG503P3Y4; COG:O): MSLRSVFKSLNPWGAKAVNTLDSSPKKTTERPQSAHSNDSRETPRAKRQKTSRDTEVIPRGSQESIEEFPSQPIQSRGHTYSPSISPSPISSHVPMWNSHAMAEYQGRGNRRHRHRSLGSNKSQSSAEDVPSAFGQKYTAPDNQEQTRSKVQSDAADLEILRNISAHLQPAQPKGKKRLKQESHEDDELAMGHTPNDGKKRQPGPSVSRRGDIVPTQFPRKAANGREDCQSLGESERFTVSAAVCYRNYYYVASEKGGTDACYMQAHHDKPQAELRAFTQNGNPHGTQQWLKLTNKIKALHFHPSSSLIKVTQPTDTSLDIGKLLVIKFATPQDASSVARWATRVLKLHAIYDKALGEINRDTPWSSAGKVAGAGSPIAQPPDAGKAWGTSASITPSQVSPSNKPRTTIRGSMQVSEPATPQPVATYGRRSLRSTHGSTTDATSAPIDVDLSLSPETPPPPRWSLQNRSWLEDWKTPLQFGRVQVTKDDIPRLDEGQYLNDSIIEFGLKYLFEKFTDKHPDLSKRVYMHNSFFYTSLTGDGGNQFKYENVKRWTAKVDLLSYDYIVVPINQHFHWWVAIICNPGKLDPAVRQKAKEAEATIPIDVEMTDAPKLVTSDVVDKATDGKPGFRPSASTQPKQRKPAYSLDDPRIILLDSLGSSHGPAVKNLRRYLVEEFEDKRGRRLEQGDWPTRLGMKATNIPQQSNLTDCGVYVLGYVQEFVKDPDTFVKALLSKEPHEWALSAPLLRTLWRDTIFYEKSMTRTEPGRQQNAGMIYPMSAERMTKLFAQSAKLSTSPSRDSVVGRREESRHAAVPEPLKPVEMAGEPAQGRIGSPVEAPKPAKTAKEPAGRMIPTEGVQEVTKPMDLVVDKPLIPSIEDSIEDSPTPEPPQISDLSALVELGFSKHVPKPKERPASKLGTSPTRQSSHAEDDEVMLVPLGRPDSTLFTARISSSPAEAKKAVDTSVQELDAKSLRNKSATPPGHTKNAKPRQPTRQVALMSQSSPAQAPNPKRADAGFTSTGASKRPHTGSTPTGGSRPKRPGASSPPTTGSQSRYFNGTPSPGRRQRVATNVGAAYTSVGLAPTREATVEQNLAAVKHHELINIDDSD; encoded by the exons ATGTCTCTCCGATCGGTGTTCAAATCACTT AATCCCTGGGGCGCGAAAGCCGTCAACACCCTCGATTCGAGCCCCAAGAAGACGACGGAAAGACCACAATCGGCCCATTCCAATGACTCTCGAGAAACACCACGAGCGAAGCGGCAGAAGACGAGTCGGGATACTGAAGTAATACCACGGGGGTCACAAGAGTCCATCGAGGAATTCCCGTCTCAACCGATTCAATCGCGGGGTCACACGTACAGCCCCTCAATCTCTCCTTCGCCTATCAGTTCGCATGTTCCTATGTGGAATTCACATGCAATGGCTGAGTACCAGGGTCGAGGCAATCGCCGCCACCGGCATAGGTCTCTTGGTAGCAACAAGAGTCAGTCCTCGGCCGAGGACGTTCCCAGTGCGTTCGGTCAGAAATACACTGCCCCCGATAATCAAGAACAAACACGGTCTAAAGTGCAAAGCGATGCGGCCGACTTGGAGATTCTGAGGAATATATCAGCCCACTTACAGCCTGCCCAAcccaaggggaagaagagactGAAACAGGAATCccacgaagacgacgagctgGCAATGGGTCATACGCCCAATGATGGCAAAAAGCGCCAGCCAGGGCCCAGCGTCTCTCGCAGGGGCGATATAGTCCCTACACAATTCCCCAGAAAGGCAGCCAACGGTCGTGAGGACTGTCAGTCTCTTGGAGAGTCCGAACGCTTCACTGTTTCTGCAGCAGTCTGCTACCGGAATTACTATTATGTGGCTAGTGAGAAAGGCGGGACAGATGCATGCTACATGCAAGCACATCATGATAAACCTCAGGCGGAACTTCGCGCCTTTACACAAAATGGAAACCCCCACGGGACGCAACAGTGGCTCAAGCTTACAAACAAGATCAAAGCCTTGCATTTTCACCCGTCCAGCAGCCTCATTAAGGTCACTCAACCCACTGATACATCTCTGGACATCGGTAAACTGCTGGTCATCAAGTTTGCGACTCCTCAGGATGCTTCATCTGTTGCTCGTTGGGCTACAAGGGTTCTCAAG CTCCATGCCATTTATGACAAAGCACTCGGTGAAATCAATCGAGATACCCCATGGTCATCAGCAGGCAAAGTCGCTGGTGCGGGATCTCCTATTGCTCAGCCTCCCGATGCTGGCAAGGCATGGGGCACCAGTGCTAGCATTACACCCAGCCAAGTCTCACCCTCGAACAAACCGAGAACCACCATCCGCGGTTCCATGCAAGTTTCGGAACCCGCAACACCCCAACCAGTCGCGACTTACGGCAGACGATCTTTGAGGTCAACTCACGGATCAACGACAGATGCGACTTCCGCTCCAATTGATGTAGATCTATCATTATCGCCTGagacccctcctccgcctcgttGGTCTTTGCAAAACAGGAGTTGGTTGGAAGACTGGAAGACACCGCTACAATTTGGCAGAGTACAGGTGACCAAGGATGACATACCAAGACTGGATGAGGGCCAGTATCTGAACGACAGCATCATTGAATTTGGTTTAAAGTACCTTTTCGAAAAATTCACTGACAAGCATCCCGATCTCAGCAAGCGAGTCTACATGCACAACAGCTTTTTCTACACGAGTTTGACCGGGGACGGTGGCAACCAATTCAAGTACGAGAATGTCAAAAGATGGACTGCAAAGGTGGATCTGCTGTCCTATGACTACATTGTCGTCCCAATCAACCAGCACTTCCACTGGTGGGTTGCCATAATTTGCAACCCAGGGAAACTTGATCCGGCTGTTCGTCAGAAGGCAAAAGAAGCCGAAGCCACGATCCCTATCGACGTCGAAATGACTGATGCACCAAAGCTGGTTACGTCTGATGTTGTGGACAAAGCCACCGATGGCAAACCCGGATTTCGCCCATCAGCTTCTACTCAGCCAAAGCAACGCAAGCCTGCTTATAGCCTTGATGATCCCAGAATCATTCTGTTGGACTCGCTCGGATCTAGTCACGGCCCTGCCGTTAAGAACCTCCGCCGATATCTCGTTGAAGAGTTCGAAGACAAGCGTGGCAGGAGGCTTGAGCAAGGTGATTGGCCAACTCGCCTTGGGATGAAGGCCACTAATATACCGCAGCAATCGAATCTCACAGACTGCGGAGTCTATGTCCTTGGATACGTGCAAGAGTTTGTCAAGGATCCAGATACCTTCGTCAAGGCTCTGCTGTCTAAGGAGCCGCACGAATGGGCATTAAGTGCCCCCCTATTGCGAACGCTCTGGAGGGATACTATCTTCTACGAAAAGAGTATGACCCGCACAGAGCCTGGCCGGCAGCAAAATGCGGGGATGATCTATCCCATGTCCGCGGAGAGAATGACAAAACTTTTTGCTCAAAGCGCCAAACTGAGCACCTCTCCTTCTCGCGATTCGGTTGTGGGCCGGAGGGAGGAATCACGACATGCAGCTGTACCAGAGCCGCTCAAACCTGTGGAAATGGCGGGAGAACCGGCGCAAGGGCGAATAGGGTCTCCTGTAGAGGCACCAAAGCCCGCGAAAACTGCAAAGGAGCCAGCAGGACGTATGATACCGACAGAAGGTGTGCAGGAGGTAACCAAGCCTATGGACCTCGTCGTCGACAAACCCCTCATTCCTTCTATTGAGGATTCTATCGAGGACTCCCCTACCCCAGAACCTCCTCAAATCAGCGACCTCTCCGCACTTGTAGAGCTCGGTTTCTCGAAGCATGTGCCCAAGCCTAAAGAGCGGCCCGCTTCAAAGTTGGGGACTTCGCCGACGCGGCAATCTTCTCATgcggaagatgatgaagtcATGCTTGTCCCTTTGGGTCGCCCTGACTCCACATTGTTCACGGCGAGGATATCGAGTTCCCCGGCAGAGGCAAAGAAAGCGGTTGATACGTCGGTGCAAGAGCTCGACGCAAAGTCATTGCGCAACAAGTCAGCCACACCTCCTGGGCACACCAAGAATGCAAAGCCTCGCCAGCCGACGCGCCAGGTTGCCCTAATGTCACAGTCATCTCCCGCCCAGGCTCCCAATCCAAAACGTGCTGATGCTGGCTTCACGTCCACAGGGGCGTCGAAGCGTCCTCATACCGGTTCCACGCCTACTGGGGGTTCTCGCCCAAAACGCCCTGGTGCCAGCTCTCCACCTACTACGGGCTCTCAGTCGAGATATTTCAATGGTACCCCATCTCCAGGTCGGAGGCAGCGAGTGGCTACGAATGTAGGAGCTGCGTACACATCCGTGGGTCTTGCACCCACCAGGGAGGCTACCGTGGAGCAGAACTTGGCAGCGGTGAAGCATCATGAGCTGATCAATATTGATGACTCTGATTGA
- a CDS encoding hypothetical protein (COG:C; COG:H; EggNog:ENOG503P2EC) gives MTPSNKTTHIDRTAHEPRDNSLHELLITTITPITPAIRLFHLTPSQPSQPPISFLPGQWVDLYYPPFPSCQKPGGFTITSPPSHPHMELAIQQSPLNPPAAYLWQDPSTLLHTPVRIRIGGSFTYPPQIFSRPSEQQPLLSSPRSSSTPLGFKKLVLVAGGVGINPLISILSHISTTRPQPEITLLYSLKDPNSKIQSGDTSQALFLDRIIDLFSNQNDPLKGNIKLFLTTTGGPNNINNISTNEITTKHLSIPFEKRRISLSDVSNAIGEHKDDVAVYICGVPSMTDQFVDGLTSPSPQGLGIDKSRVLCEKWW, from the exons ATGACCCCCAGTAACAAAACAACCCACATCGACCGCACCGCTCACGAACCCCGCGATAAC TCTCTCCACGAACTCCTCATAACCACCATAACCCCCATAACCCCCGCAATccgcctcttccacctcacgccctcccaaccctcccaaccccccatcagTTTCCTCCCCGGCCAATGGGTTGACCTCTActacccccccttcccctcctgccAAAAACCCGGCGGCTTCACCATaacctcacccccatcccacccacaCATGGAACTAGCAATCCAGcaatcccccctcaaccccccagcagccTACCTCTGGCAggacccctccaccctcttaCACACCCCCGTCCGCATCCGCATAGGCGGTTCCTTCACCTACCCGCCCCAAATATTCTCACGTCCCTCCGAACAACAGCCGTTATTATCCTCTCCCAGATCTAGTAGCACACCCCTGGGCTTCAAaaagttggtgttggtggcagGAGGAGTTGGCATAAACCCCCTAATcagcatcctctcccacatctccaccacccgcccccAACCCGAAATCACCCTCCTCTACTCTCTCAAAgaccccaacagcaaaatCCAATCAGGCGACACCTCCcaagccctcttcctcgaccgAATCATCGATCTATTCTCCAACCAAAACGACCCCCTGAAAGGCAACATCAagctcttcctcaccaccactggTGGCCCCAACAACATAAACAACATCTCAACAAACGAAATAACAACCAAACATTTATCCATCCCTTTCGAAAAGAGAAGGATATCCCTCTCCGACGTCTCAAACGCCATCGGGGAGCACAAAGACGACGTGGCAGTCTACATATGCGGTGTACCCTCCATGACCGACCAATTTGTCGACGGCCtgacctctccctccccacaagGTCTAGGCATAGACAAGAGCAGGGTCCTGTGCGAGAAATGGTGGTAA